From the genome of Gopherus evgoodei ecotype Sinaloan lineage chromosome 5, rGopEvg1_v1.p, whole genome shotgun sequence, one region includes:
- the LOC115652637 gene encoding protein Hikeshi has translation MFGCLVAGRLVQAVAQQVAQDKFVFDLPDYENINHVVVFMLGTIPFPDGMGGSVYFCFPDQSGMAVWQLLGFVTNEKPSAIFKISGLKSGKGSQHPFGAMNIPQTPSVAQIGISVELLEHLAQQTPVASAAVSSVDSFTQFTQKMLDSFYNFASSFAVTQAQMTPNPSEAFIPANVVLKWYENFQRRLAQNPFFWKT, from the coding sequence ATGTTCGGCTGTTTGGTGGCGGGTAGGCTGGTGCAAGCAGTGGCACAACAGGTGGCCCAGGATAAGTTTGTATTTGACTTGCCTGACTATGAAAACATCAACCATGTGGTGGTCTTTATGCTGGGAACTATCCCATTTCCAGACGGCATGGGAGGATCTGTCTACTTCTGCTTTCCTGACCAGAGTGGGATGGCAGTATGGCAACTCCTGGGGTTTGTCACCAATGAGAAGCCAAGTGCCATCTTCAAAATTTCTGGTTTAAAATCTGGGAAAGGCAGCCAACACCCCTTTGGAGCAATGAACATCCCTCAGACACCATCTGTAGCCCAGATTGGGATCTCAGTGGAATTGCTGGAACATTTGGCCCAGCAGACTCCTGTAGCAAGTGCTGCTGTATCATCAGTAGACTCATTCACTCAGTTCACTCAGAAGATGCTGGATAGCTTCTATAACTTTGCCTCGTCGTTTGCTGTCACACAGGCCCAGATGACACCAAATCCCTCTGAAGCTTTCATTCCTGCAAACGTGGTTCTGAAATGGTATGAGAACTTCCAGAGACGACTGGCTCAGAATCCTTTCTTTTGGAAAACATAA
- the NDNF gene encoding protein NDNF has protein sequence MLLFHWFVFLLLLPLNSRTQKLPTRDEELFQMQIRDKAFFHDSSVIPDGAEISSFLFRDTPKRYFFVVEEDNTALAVTVTPCDAPLEWKLSLQELPEEASAEGSGEPEPLEQQKQQIINEEGAELFSYKGNDVEYFVSPSSPSGLYQLELLSTEKDTHFKVYATTTPESDQPYPELPYDPRVDVTSLGRTTVTLAWKPSPTASLLKQPIQYCIVINKEHNFKSLCAAEAKLSSDDAFMMAPKPGLDFSLFDFAHFGFPSDNNSGKERSFLKSSSKLSRQMSSKPRVDLQKICIGNKNIFTLSDLKPDTQYYFDMFAVNVNTNMSTAYIGTFARTKEEAKQKTVELKDGKVTDVFIKRKGAKFLRFAPVSSHQKVTFFVHSCLDAVQIQIRRDGKLLLSQNVEEVRQFQLRGKPKAKYLIRLKGSKKGASMLKILATTRPNKQSFPSLPEDTRIKAFDKLRTCSSATVAWLGTQERNKFCIYKKEVGDNYSDEQKKREHNQCLGPDTRKKSEKVLCKYFHSQNLQKAVTTETIKGLQPGKSYLLDVYVIGHGGHSAKYQSKLVKTRKFCY, from the exons ATGCTCTTGTTCCATTGGTTTGTGTTCTTGCTGCTGCTCCCGCTCAATTCCAGGACACAGAAGCTGCCTACCAGAGATGAGGAACTTTTTCAGATGCAGATCCGGGACAAAGCATTTTTCCATGATTCATCAGTAATCCCAGATGGAGCAGAAATTAGcagctttctcttcagagatacACCTAAAAG GTATTTCTTTGTGGTTGAAGAAGATAACACTGCCTTAGCAGTTACTGTAACACCATGTGATGCTCCTTTGGAATGGAAGCTGAGCCTGCAGGAACTTCCAGAAGAGGCCAGTGCAGAAggttcag GTGAACCAGAACCACTTGAGCAGCAGAAACaacagattattaatgaagaaggCGCAGAGCTGTTCTCTTACAAAGGCAATGATGTTGAATACTTTGTCTCTCCTAGTTCCCCATCTGGTTTGTACCAGTTAGAACTGCTGTCAACTGAGAAAGATACACATTTTAAAGTATATGCCACGACAACTCCAGAATCAGACCAGCCTTATCCCGAATTACCTTATGATCCAAGAGTTGATGTCACCTCTCTTGGACGCACAACAGTCACATTGGCATGGAAACCAAGCCCTACAGCATCTTTACTGAAACAGCCAATTCAGTATTGCATCGTCATCAATAAAGAACACAACTTCAAAAGCCTCTGTGCTGCTGAAGCCAAACTCAGTTCTGATGATGCCTTCATGATGGCTCCAAAACCAGGCCTGGATTTCAGCCTCTTTGATTTTGCTCATTTTGGCTTCCCTTCAGACAACAATTCTGGCAAAGAACGTAGCTTCTTAAAATCATCATCAAAGCTTAGTCGCCAAATGTCTTCGAAGCCAAGAGTTGACCTGCAGAAGATTTGCATTGGGAACAAGAACATTTTCACACTATCTGATCTGAAACCTGATACACAGTACTACTTTGACATGTTTGCAGTAAATGTTAACACAAATATGAGCACTGCCTATATTGGCACCTTTGCCAGAACTAAAGAGGAAGCCAAACAGAAGACAGTTGAACTGAAAGATGGGAAAGTTACAGATGTGTTTATCAAGAGAAAGGGAGCCAAATTTCTACGGTTTGCTCCTGTTTCATCACACCAAAAAGTCACCTTCTTTGTTCATTCATGCCTGGATGCTGTTCAGATCCAAATTAGAAGAGATGGAAAACTTCTCTTGTCTCAGAATGTTGAGGAGGTCCGTCAGTTCCAACTTAGAGGAAAACCAAAAGCTAAATATCTAATTAGGCTGAAAGGAAGTAAGAAAGGTGCTTCCATGTTGAAGATCTTAGCTACTACAAGACCTAATAAGCAatcatttccttctcttcctgaAGACACAAGAATCAAAGCCTTCGATAAACTTCGCACATGTTCTTCAGCCACAGTGGCCTGGCTAGGCACACAAGAAAGAAACAAATTTTGCATCTACAAAAAGGAAGTGGGTGACAATTATAGTGACGagcaaaagaaaagagaacaCAACCAGTGCTTGGGTCCAGATACAAGGAAGAAATCAGAAAAAGTCCTCTGTAAATATTTTCATAGCCAGAATCTACAGAAAGCAGTTACCACAGAGACAATtaaaggcctgcagcctggcaagtCCTACCTGCTGGATGTTTATGTTATAGGGCATGGAGGACACTCAGCCAAATATCAGAGCAAACTGGTGAAAACAAGGAAGTTCTGTTACTGA